The DNA segment AACCACTGGAGCTGGCTCTTGTTTAGGCTCTTCTTTAGGCTCTTCTTTTTCTGGAGCTGGTTCTGTAGTAACAGGTGCAGTCTGAACCGTTTTAGCGCTCACATCGCCAGCCACAGTCTTATTATCCATTTTATGACTACAGCCAGCTACCAATAAAAAAGCTACCAAGAAACTAAATACAGAAGATCTCTTCATTACAAATTCTCCAAGAATCAAATTTTAATAGGTGTAAATATTAACTCACATTCGCTTAATTTAACCTTACCAATCAAAGGCTTGTATTTTCACATTCTTTAAAGGGAATAAAAAACTCTGGTTATAGTCTAGCAAAATAAGCCCCATGGCGTATTCTTGGGGTGTCTTTTTGATATACATGATATTTCTCCCATCCGTAGAAAAACGAGGCATCTGGTTAGAGCCATTCACGGTAAGCCTGCGGATATACTTGCTGTTTAGAGTGATCAGATTCAAATTAAACACCGTTTTGCCAAATTCATTAAGGTTTTCCCGGCTCACATACACAATACTATCTTTATAAGCGTCAATGGATTCATTGCTTCTTCCTTCATAAAGGAGTTGCTCCGCACTCTCTTTTAAGCCCAATTTCTTCATATAGATGTTAGGATAACCGGATCTATCCGAAACAAAAGCCATAGACTTGTCATCTTCTAAAAACACTCCTGAGACATCTATCCCAGGATAGCGCGTTATTTTGGTTTTAGTTTTTTTATGCGTGTCATACAAATACACATCCGGTTGGCCATCAGGGGCTAAAGACATTAAAATTTTAGAGCCATCAGAACTCACGCTAGAGACCACAGCCATTCCTTGAGAGCTAGCGATATTCTCATGAGTGGCTTTTTGAATGTTGTATTTTAAAATCATGGGCGTTCTTTCGCCATACTGCGTGTAATAAAACTCCGTTTGCTCAGCGTTCGCCCATTTAGGGAAAATATTGAGCCTATTGTTTTTGATGATTTCTTTTTGATAACGCATCGTATAATCCGCTAGTGCGATGTTTGTGATTCCTGGTCCAATGTATTTAGAAAAAACAATAAGGCGCTTCATCCAAGCGATAGAAGGGGCTTTTAAATAGTCATTCACCACAATGGCCATGTTGTGCGCTGCAAAAGGGTATAGATCTAAACTTACAATAGGGTAGTCAAAAGTCTTTTTGAGCGTTTCTGTATCCACATCATAAAGTTTTAATCGTGAAATTTTATTGCCGTTTTCTACCGCCACGCTCACAAGTGCTACAAGATGGACTTTTTTATCTTTGAGTTCTGCGTAATTGATAGCGCCTTGATCCTTGTTTTGAGAAACATCAAAATGCTGGCTAGTCTTTAAATCATTCGCTAAGACTTCATGCAATTTTAAAGCGTAATTGGCATCGTTATCTATAGAGTAGCGCACTTCAATCTTAGGAAGTTTTTGAATGGTTTTAATAATATCTAGTGTTTTATCTGTTGCAAAAAGCCCTATAGTGCATATTAAAAAAAGCCATAAACACCTCATTGTTCTTCCTTAGTGGTGAAATTAACTTTAATAGAAATCATGTTTCCTCCCGGGTATGGAGGAAAATCCACTTTCTTTAAATCATTTAAAAGGGTTATCACGCTGTTGTTATAATCCTTAAAATCGGAGTAGCTAAGAATGGTATAATCAAACTCCCCATCTTTAGTGATCATAATCAGCGCGCTCACTGAAGCCTTGTGGTAAAAAACCCCTTTCCAACCTTTATATAAAATTTGATAGATTTGAGCATACCACTCTTGATAAGCCTTTTCATCAACCCCATCTTGTTTAGGAATTTGCAAATCTAAAGTTTTGTTTTTAACGCTTTCTAGTTTTTGCACAAATTGATCCAAATTCTGTTGCAAACCTTTCAACATCTCTTGATTTTTTTGGTTTTTTCTTAAGCGTTGCTGTTCTTTTAAACGCCTTTGCTCTTCTTCTTGCTCATTTTTTTGCTCATCTTTTTGAGCGTTTGTGTCTGTCTTTTCTTGAAAATCATTGAGTGAAGAAAAAATATTTTCAAGGCTTTCTTCTTGTTCTTTAGGATCAATAAAATCGCCCTCCTTATCAGTTGCATTTTTTTCAACTACTTTTTCATCTTTTTTTTCTTCTGCTTTTTCAGCGATTTTTTCATCTTTTTTTTCATCGCTTGGCAAATCTTCTAAATTCAAATCAATGACTTGTTCGTTTTTTTTGCCCAAATCTAAAAGGATTTTCTCCGCTTCTTTATTGTGTCTTTCTAGCAACAAACCATATAATAACAAAGCATAGAGCAAGAACGCCAAAAAGCCAGAAACAACAAAGATCGCGCTCTTACTCATGCAAATTAGCCCTACTTTTTAAGGACTTGTGATTAAAGAAACTTTTAAAAACCCCGCTTCTTTAATCGTTTTTAGCAAATAAATCACTTTGTCATAAGTCAATCGTTTGTCCGCACGGATACTAACCCTAGTATCTTTATCGTATTTCTTAGAAAGCAAGTTGAAAGTATCCGGGAAGGAGTTGTATTCATAGGTTTGACTATCTATATAGATTTTTGCGTCTTTATCCATGCGGATCTCTATCATTTTATCTTGAGTGGCTCTAGCAGTTTTTGAACCAGAAGGCAAAGCAATCTCTTCTTTATAAGTGAGAGTGGGCGTCGTTACCATAAGAATAGCCAATAAAACAAGCATCACATCCACTAAGGGCGTGATATTGAGTTCTGGCTTGTCTTCATCCCAATAGTTATCATAATTCATAAAAACCTTCTAACTCCCTATTTAAGATATTTATAAAATCCCCTTAAAAGCTTTATTTTTTAGAAGACAAAATATCCACTTGCATCTGCACATAAACCGATAAATCATACACCTTGCGTTTTAAAATCAAGTAAAAAGAATAGGCTGGAATGGCCGCTAAAATACCTGCAGCGGTGGCGATAAGAGCCTTAGAAATAATGGGTGCGATCACTCCAAAAGAAGCTTGACCTAACGCGCCCAAATTGTTAAACGCTTCTAAAATTTCAACCACCGTCCCAAACAAACCAATAAAGGGGGCTGTAGAAGAGATGATGCTCAACACCACTAAACCCGTCGTGCTTTGCTTAAGAACTTGATGTTTCCAAGCCTGCAACAATTCATTAGAATACCTCTTGGTCTCATCATTTCTTTTTTTATTAAACATAAAATGCTCTGGAGCGTCTTGTGCTCCATTAAGAATGTTAGACAAAGATTGCATCTCGCGCCTGAGTTCAATCTTTAACACAATGCTTTTATACAAAAAGACCCATAAAGTCATCACCAAATAAAGCGAAATCCAAACTAAAACAAGCGTGGTAACAAACCCGCTCTTATTGAAAAAATAAACGATTGAATCTAACATGATTATCCCCTTAAAGAGACTCAATCTTAGCCAGCACGCTAGAGACCGCTAACCTATCAGAGCTTGCGTCCTCTAACAGCCTTTTAGCCCTAGAGATAGCATCGTCTCTGTCGTCTGATTCTTTTTTAATAAAGACCGCCCCATCGGCTAAAATATCCACCCGTTCTTTGGTAACTTCTGCATAGCCCCAATTGATCGCAATGTGCTCTTTTTGGTTTTCGGTTTCAATCTCAACCACTCCCGCCTGAAGCAAGGTGATCATGTTGCTATGCCCATAAAGCACCCCAAATTCCCCTTCAACTCCTGGCAACACAACGCTTTTAACCTCTCCTGTATAAACTTCCCCCTCAGGAACGACCACACTAATTTTTAATAAATCCATGGCAAAACCCTTAGGAATTTTTCATGTTTTTAGCTTTTTCTAAAACCTCTTGAATGCTGCCCACCATGTAAAACGCGTTCTCAGGAATATGATCGTATTTACCTTCTAAAATCCCTCCAAAGCCCTCTAAAGTCTCTTGGAGAGTTACATATTTACCAGGACTTCCCGTAAACACTTCAGCCACAAAAAACGGCTGGGATAAAAACTTCTCAATTTTTCTGGCCCTTTCAACCGTTTTTTTATCCTCTTCGCTCAATTCGTCTAAACCTAAAATCGCAATAATGTCTTGCAAATCCTTGTATTTTTGCAAAACTTGTTGGATACCGGTAGCGATTTCATAGTGCTTCTCGCCAATCATTTGAGGGCTTAAGATCCTTGAAGTGGAATCCAAAGGATCCACTGCAGGATAAATCCCTTTTTCAGCGATCTTTCTGTTCAACACCGTAGTCGCATCTAAGTGCGCAAACACAGAAGCAGGGGCTGGGTCAGTCAAGTCATCGGCCGGCACATACACCGCTTGAACGGAAGTGATAGAGCCATTTTTAGTGGAAGCGATGCGCTCTTGAAGTTTCCCCATTTCCCCAGCTAGCGTGGGCTGATACCCCACCGCTGAAGGGATACGGCCTAATAGAGCGCTCATTTCCGCACCGCTTTGAGC comes from the Helicobacter pylori genome and includes:
- the tolB gene encoding Tol-Pal system protein TolB, which codes for MRCLWLFLICTIGLFATDKTLDIIKTIQKLPKIEVRYSIDNDANYALKLHEVLANDLKTSQHFDVSQNKDQGAINYAELKDKKVHLVALVSVAVENGNKISRLKLYDVDTETLKKTFDYPIVSLDLYPFAAHNMAIVVNDYLKAPSIAWMKRLIVFSKYIGPGITNIALADYTMRYQKEIIKNNRLNIFPKWANAEQTEFYYTQYGERTPMILKYNIQKATHENIASSQGMAVVSSVSSDGSKILMSLAPDGQPDVYLYDTHKKTKTKITRYPGIDVSGVFLEDDKSMAFVSDRSGYPNIYMKKLGLKESAEQLLYEGRSNESIDAYKDSIVYVSRENLNEFGKTVFNLNLITLNSKYIRRLTVNGSNQMPRFSTDGRNIMYIKKTPQEYAMGLILLDYNQSFLFPLKNVKIQAFDW
- a CDS encoding energy transducer TonB yields the protein MSKSAIFVVSGFLAFLLYALLLYGLLLERHNKEAEKILLDLGKKNEQVIDLNLEDLPSDEKKDEKIAEKAEEKKDEKVVEKNATDKEGDFIDPKEQEESLENIFSSLNDFQEKTDTNAQKDEQKNEQEEEQRRLKEQQRLRKNQKNQEMLKGLQQNLDQFVQKLESVKNKTLDLQIPKQDGVDEKAYQEWYAQIYQILYKGWKGVFYHKASVSALIMITKDGEFDYTILSYSDFKDYNNSVITLLNDLKKVDFPPYPGGNMISIKVNFTTKEEQ
- a CDS encoding ExbD/TolR family protein is translated as MNYDNYWDEDKPELNITPLVDVMLVLLAILMVTTPTLTYKEEIALPSGSKTARATQDKMIEIRMDKDAKIYIDSQTYEYNSFPDTFNLLSKKYDKDTRVSIRADKRLTYDKVIYLLKTIKEAGFLKVSLITSP
- a CDS encoding MotA/TolQ/ExbB proton channel family protein — its product is MLDSIVYFFNKSGFVTTLVLVWISLYLVMTLWVFLYKSIVLKIELRREMQSLSNILNGAQDAPEHFMFNKKRNDETKRYSNELLQAWKHQVLKQSTTGLVVLSIISSTAPFIGLFGTVVEILEAFNNLGALGQASFGVIAPIISKALIATAAGILAAIPAYSFYLILKRKVYDLSVYVQMQVDILSSKK
- the atpC gene encoding ATP synthase F1 subunit epsilon translates to MDLLKISVVVPEGEVYTGEVKSVVLPGVEGEFGVLYGHSNMITLLQAGVVEIETENQKEHIAINWGYAEVTKERVDILADGAVFIKKESDDRDDAISRAKRLLEDASSDRLAVSSVLAKIESL